The bacterium region GCAACGCCCGGAGAGTTATAAGCGACGAGCTTTTTCTTTTGGTTCTACTCTTTTTGGCGGTACAAAAAGAAAAGAACATGATCGGACTAAATCAGGTATTTTACTATATCCTGTACATACTTTCTACTTTTCCTGAGCAAGTTAGATATGCATTTAGAATATATAGGCCTTCGATTCAATAAAAAGAGGCTGCACATTTTGTGCAGCCTCTTTGACTTTGATGGCAATATCCCGAATTACTTCTCCCTTACCAAATCCTTTTCCTTCAATCCGCTTCCGCTCACTATCTTGGCCTTGGCGTACTGGTCCTTGGCGTCGACGATCTCGATGGTGCCGGCTTTGGTCTCTTCGGAACCCAGCGACAGCCCGGTCTCGGGGTCGATCACGTCCTCGCCCTTGGAGTAAACGGTGAATTTGTCGCCCACCTTGACGCCGCCCAGGGCTCCCGGCTTAAGCATCAGGGTCTTGTCGGGGTTGACCTTGAGCACCATCCCGGTCCAGGCCACTTTTTCCATGGCTCCGGTGATCATCTCAATTATCTTGTTGACCGCCTTGCGGGTGGCCTTGCCGGCCAGGGTCTCGTCAAAATGGGTGTCGTTGGAGAAACTGAACTCGTCGGTGCCGACATCCACGCCCTTCTTGCTCTCGTCCTCGGCTATGCCTTCGGCCGCCACGATCTCGCCGGTGGTGGTGTTCACCAGGCGGACATCCAGGCCCACCCGGGCGGTCTTGGTCTCGACCCCCAGCCGGTTGAGGCCGAACATGCCCTTGGAGACGGAGCTGCCCACCGATCCGCCAATCTTGGATGATTTTTCGCCGAACTCGTTGACGCTGCCGGTGACCATCAGCTCCACCCCCAGCAGTTTGCCCACCTGGGCCGCGCTCTGGGCGGTGACGGCCCCGCTCATCCCCAGCGACTGCTCCTGCATGATCTTATCCAGCTGCTGGCGCTCGATGACCATGAACTTTCCGGATTTCACCAAAGCGGTGGTCAGCATG contains the following coding sequences:
- a CDS encoding CsgG/HfaB family protein, whose amino-acid sequence is MSRKLTLLALALMMGFSIGLAQGLKKRVAVMDFEDKTGHGGWHIGSGMADMLTTALVKSGKFMVIERQQLDKIMQEQSLGMSGAVTAQSAAQVGKLLGVELMVTGSVNEFGEKSSKIGGSVGSSVSKGMFGLNRLGVETKTARVGLDVRLVNTTTGEIVAAEGIAEDESKKGVDVGTDEFSFSNDTHFDETLAGKATRKAVNKIIEMITGAMEKVAWTGMVLKVNPDKTLMLKPGALGGVKVGDKFTVYSKGEDVIDPETGLSLGSEETKAGTIEIVDAKDQYAKAKIVSGSGLKEKDLVREK